In the genome of Flaviflexus ciconiae, one region contains:
- a CDS encoding MFS transporter, producing the protein MNTSADDQASRDEEVLARSERLERLPFTKKLGKLLGTSGVGWALDAMDVGLISFIVAALAEQWGLTDSEKSWVFSVGFIGMAAGATLGGLLADKIGRRSVFALTLLIYGIATGASALATSLGVLLVFRFLVGLGLGAELPVASTLVSEFAPKRIRGRVIVWLEAFWAIGWILAALIGYFIVAGSDDGWRWGLVIGAVPAIYALVIRLHAPESVRFLETKGKYDEAEKIVQEYEESAGPEYEYTGPTVQSEVDAEKYKLPQVDKHLTIWSPSMRRRTIALWIIWFAINFSYYGAFTWIPSLLTAQGFSLVKSFEFTLIITLAQIPGYALSAYLIEKIGRRSTLAIFLAGSAVAAILYGQAAVDWQIIAAGMMLSFFNLGAWGALYAIGPELYPTTVRGTGTGAAAGFGRIASIITPLLVPLFIGWGGNVLTFTVFSIAFAIAAGAAFFLPEQRGKSIH; encoded by the coding sequence ATGAATACTTCTGCAGATGATCAAGCATCGCGCGACGAAGAGGTGCTTGCACGGTCGGAGCGGCTGGAGCGGCTGCCGTTTACGAAGAAACTCGGGAAGCTTCTTGGAACATCGGGTGTTGGATGGGCGCTGGACGCGATGGATGTTGGACTCATCTCCTTCATTGTCGCTGCGCTTGCTGAACAGTGGGGACTGACCGACAGCGAGAAGTCGTGGGTTTTCTCCGTCGGCTTTATTGGCATGGCAGCGGGAGCGACTCTTGGTGGTCTGCTTGCGGACAAGATTGGTCGCCGCTCTGTCTTTGCCCTCACCCTCCTGATCTACGGAATTGCAACAGGGGCTTCGGCCCTTGCTACCTCCCTCGGGGTTCTTCTGGTATTCCGCTTCCTTGTTGGCCTTGGCCTGGGTGCCGAGCTGCCCGTGGCTTCTACGCTGGTATCGGAGTTTGCGCCGAAGAGAATCCGCGGACGCGTCATCGTCTGGCTTGAAGCCTTCTGGGCTATCGGCTGGATCCTTGCCGCTCTGATTGGCTACTTCATTGTCGCCGGTTCGGATGATGGATGGCGGTGGGGCCTTGTCATTGGCGCCGTGCCCGCGATCTACGCACTTGTTATTCGTCTCCACGCACCCGAATCGGTTCGTTTCTTGGAGACCAAGGGCAAGTATGACGAAGCCGAGAAGATTGTTCAGGAATACGAGGAATCTGCCGGCCCTGAATACGAGTACACGGGACCGACCGTCCAGTCCGAGGTGGATGCTGAGAAGTACAAGCTTCCGCAGGTCGATAAGCACCTGACTATTTGGTCGCCCTCGATGAGGCGCCGCACGATTGCCCTGTGGATCATCTGGTTCGCCATCAACTTCTCCTACTACGGCGCCTTCACCTGGATCCCGTCCCTCCTGACAGCGCAGGGCTTCTCGCTGGTTAAGTCCTTCGAGTTCACTCTTATCATCACGCTGGCCCAGATCCCGGGCTATGCTCTCTCGGCCTACCTCATTGAGAAAATTGGCCGCCGTTCCACGCTCGCGATCTTCCTCGCAGGGTCTGCTGTGGCAGCAATTCTCTACGGTCAGGCGGCTGTGGACTGGCAGATCATTGCAGCCGGCATGATGCTGTCCTTCTTCAACCTCGGTGCGTGGGGTGCGCTCTACGCGATTGGCCCAGAGCTATACCCGACGACCGTCCGAGGAACAGGCACGGGAGCCGCTGCCGGCTTTGGTCGTATCGCCTCGATCATCACTCCGCTTCTTGTCCCCCTCTTTATCGGCTGGGGAGGAAACGTTCTCACGTTCACGGTCTTCTCCATTGCGTTTGCAATAGCGGCCGGGGCCGCGTTCTTCCTGCCCGAGCAAAGAGGCAAATCTATTCACTAG
- a CDS encoding MarR family transcriptional regulator, with product MTSSSTVSRWTRSANPAHREHGTDRQAWRAYWEATALLRDRLEKQLKDEANLSLTDYNLLLLLKEAGGSMRMGELANRMVFAPSRITYRIKHLVERGYVTREVEGRTVVVRSPRSPMLAGTVSVMRHSSIQPRWRNCS from the coding sequence TTGACCAGCTCCTCAACGGTTAGTCGCTGGACTCGGTCCGCGAACCCCGCCCACCGCGAGCACGGCACTGACCGACAGGCGTGGCGCGCCTACTGGGAAGCAACCGCGCTTCTTCGTGACCGCTTGGAAAAGCAGCTCAAGGACGAAGCAAATCTCAGCCTCACCGACTACAACCTGCTTCTTCTGCTGAAAGAAGCAGGGGGCTCGATGAGGATGGGCGAGCTCGCCAACCGGATGGTGTTCGCTCCTTCACGAATAACGTACCGAATCAAGCACCTTGTGGAACGCGGCTACGTCACGCGCGAAGTCGAAGGGCGGACCGTCGTGGTGCGGTCGCCACGATCACCGATGCTGGCAGGGACTGTTTCCGTGATGCGGCACAGCTCCATTCAGCCCAGGTGGAGGAACTGTTCCTGA